The Caproicibacterium lactatifermentans genome contains a region encoding:
- a CDS encoding PASTA domain-containing protein has product MTGYEHLCMNCMADTEGQAKCPRCGFPQQEPQRKDALPYRTVLQERYMVGRAKRSDPEGFTYIAFDMQQLCTVQIREFFPHEICARITGSTDIAVIAGNETAFDEYLNDFISYQESIAKFRDQPAILAVQDIFEENYTAYAVSPWEEAITLRYFVERSGGSLSWNAAWKLFMPVISAVSAMYAAGVGHYGISPDTLFIMPNGSMKLGAFCSPAVRISGGCLLPNLQSGCAAAEQYDANAKLGENTDVYGMAATLFYALTGVLPKDARDRRSDPRLLLPASTLRSIPPHVVTALANALQVSRSERTPTFERFRAELSAAPTATASLEETQSLRRISSPYDDSADRATHAAQQQEQEQEAENIRKPIPKFVGIILICVAVLICVTVGVVAYLSNHSGSLGELAVATSAASSVENPVTGNASESALTNSGVNHSAISAVSSSDVISSASDSAENESTASASSLSSPSSLTSSSNSSSMASSVPEGQIVVPNLVGKNYYSLSKSSDYQVVLTSKEFSDSIKEGCIISQTPSSSGTMVKGAAISVTVSQGAALRELPDVAGLSYDAACKKVDAVGLVPDGKTLQSSNSIPKGQVIGYADGLKAGSKLNYQYSVTLLVSTGADNTDSEDVAD; this is encoded by the coding sequence ATGACAGGCTATGAACATCTGTGTATGAATTGCATGGCTGACACGGAAGGACAAGCTAAGTGCCCGCGTTGCGGCTTTCCGCAGCAGGAACCTCAGCGAAAAGACGCTTTGCCTTACCGAACAGTTTTGCAGGAACGCTATATGGTGGGACGGGCAAAACGATCCGACCCAGAAGGATTCACATATATTGCCTTTGATATGCAGCAACTTTGTACTGTACAGATTCGTGAGTTCTTTCCGCATGAAATCTGTGCACGCATTACCGGCAGCACGGACATTGCCGTAATTGCCGGCAACGAAACCGCCTTTGATGAATATCTGAATGACTTTATCAGTTATCAGGAATCCATTGCAAAGTTCCGCGACCAGCCGGCCATACTGGCAGTGCAGGACATTTTTGAGGAAAATTATACTGCTTATGCGGTTTCTCCATGGGAGGAGGCCATTACACTGCGCTATTTTGTCGAGCGCAGCGGAGGCTCGCTTTCTTGGAATGCCGCATGGAAATTGTTTATGCCGGTTATCAGCGCTGTTTCTGCGATGTACGCAGCCGGTGTCGGTCATTATGGCATTTCCCCAGATACTTTATTTATCATGCCAAACGGAAGTATGAAATTAGGAGCTTTTTGCTCACCGGCCGTCCGTATATCAGGCGGTTGTTTATTACCAAATCTACAATCTGGCTGTGCTGCTGCGGAACAGTATGATGCCAACGCAAAACTCGGTGAAAACACCGATGTTTATGGAATGGCAGCTACGCTGTTCTACGCTTTGACAGGTGTTCTGCCGAAAGATGCTCGTGACCGCCGCAGCGACCCGCGCCTGTTGCTGCCTGCCAGTACATTACGAAGTATTCCGCCGCACGTTGTGACTGCACTGGCAAATGCACTGCAGGTAAGCCGCAGTGAGCGGACACCTACTTTTGAGCGATTTCGAGCAGAGCTTTCCGCTGCGCCAACGGCAACAGCTTCTCTGGAAGAAACACAAAGCCTGCGGCGTATTTCCAGTCCATATGATGACTCTGCCGACCGCGCAACTCATGCGGCCCAGCAGCAGGAGCAGGAGCAGGAAGCAGAAAATATTCGGAAACCCATTCCTAAGTTCGTGGGTATTATCTTAATTTGCGTGGCAGTGCTGATATGTGTTACAGTCGGTGTTGTTGCCTATCTCTCCAATCACTCTGGAAGCCTTGGTGAATTAGCTGTGGCAACTTCTGCTGCATCCTCAGTAGAAAATCCCGTTACAGGCAATGCATCAGAATCTGCTTTAACCAACAGCGGAGTAAACCACTCGGCTATATCAGCGGTATCTTCCTCTGATGTAATTTCTTCTGCATCGGATTCAGCTGAAAATGAAAGCACCGCTTCTGCCAGCAGCCTTTCCAGTCCTAGCAGCTTAACTTCATCATCTAACAGTTCTTCTATGGCATCTTCTGTACCAGAAGGACAAATCGTGGTGCCGAATCTTGTCGGAAAAAATTACTACAGCTTGAGTAAAAGTTCGGATTACCAAGTCGTTTTAACAAGTAAGGAATTCAGCGACAGTATTAAAGAGGGCTGCATTATTTCCCAAACGCCATCATCTTCTGGTACGATGGTAAAAGGCGCGGCTATCTCTGTTACGGTTAGTCAGGGAGCCGCTTTGCGTGAACTGCCTGATGTTGCTGGACTTTCTTATGATGCAGCATGTAAAAAAGTAGACGCAGTTGGCTTGGTCCCGGATGGAAAAACACTGCAAAGCAGTAACAGCATTCCAAAAGGGCAAGTAATTGGCTATGCAGACGGTTTAAAGGCCGGCAGCAAACTAAATTATCAATATTCTGTAACTTTGCTGGTCAGTACTGGCGCGGATAATACTGACAGTGAAGATGTTGCTGATTAA
- a CDS encoding patatin-like phospholipase family protein — MKIGIVLEGGGMRGIYSTGVLDSFLQAQFMADEVIGVSAGASIGISYVSMQNERGLRTTVNYAGKEDYLSLHNFVKTKSLFGMDYIFGEIPEKLDSFDYDTFRRNPCTFFAGATDVRTGKTCYFGKEEIVPPCTVLRASCSLPVFSPIVHYQNGEYLDGGLHAPIPIDKALADGCDKIIIVLTRERGYRKKPQVGRPVYAHKYRHYPALVHVMDTRHKVYNTTLDMIQRMEHDGEAIIAAPDEPLPLDRFGTNHDQLLTAYRIGLEKGKEALYRAQEKWGITLPRWPKDFPPANSSAQI; from the coding sequence TTGAAAATTGGAATTGTACTGGAAGGCGGCGGCATGCGGGGCATTTATTCCACTGGCGTGCTGGACTCTTTTTTACAGGCACAGTTTATGGCGGATGAGGTTATTGGTGTTTCAGCTGGTGCCTCTATTGGCATTTCCTATGTTTCCATGCAGAATGAGCGCGGACTGCGCACAACTGTTAATTATGCGGGAAAAGAAGACTATCTAAGCCTACATAACTTTGTGAAGACAAAATCCCTTTTTGGCATGGATTATATTTTTGGCGAAATACCAGAAAAACTGGACTCTTTTGATTATGACACCTTCCGCAGGAATCCATGCACTTTTTTTGCGGGCGCCACTGATGTTCGTACGGGAAAAACCTGCTATTTTGGGAAGGAGGAGATTGTGCCTCCCTGTACGGTACTGCGGGCGTCTTGTTCCCTGCCGGTTTTTTCTCCAATCGTGCATTATCAGAATGGAGAGTATTTGGACGGTGGGCTGCATGCACCTATTCCAATTGATAAAGCTTTAGCTGATGGCTGTGATAAAATCATTATTGTACTGACACGGGAACGTGGCTATCGCAAAAAGCCACAGGTTGGCCGACCGGTGTATGCACATAAATATCGCCACTATCCTGCTTTAGTGCACGTCATGGATACACGTCATAAAGTTTATAATACAACACTCGATATGATTCAACGCATGGAACATGACGGAGAAGCAATTATCGCAGCACCAGATGAGCCACTGCCTTTGGATCGTTTTGGCACAAATCATGACCAGCTGCTGACTGCTTATCGCATTGGACTGGAGAAAGGAAAAGAAGCACTTTATCGGGCACAGGAAAAATGGGGAATCACCCTTCCCCGCTGGCCAAAAGATTTTCCGCCTGCTAATTCTTCTGCACAGATATAG
- a CDS encoding type 1 glutamine amidotransferase, which yields MKLKIAHLYPELLNLYGDGGNIICMQKRCEWRGIEAEVYQVHNGELADFSDVDIVFIGGGTDREQKIVCDALLSEKEQLHAYVEAGGVLLAVCGGYQLLGHNYLLGDELVKGTGVVDLKTERGEGRLIGNVMIQSDICKMPIVGYENHGGRTYLGDCHPLGKVISAGGYGNNGTDGYEGVHYKNVIGTYLHGPLLPKNPQVCDYLLHTALTRRYGEGYDFPALDDTIENNANQVMQERLKENVVNKMKVNARGKS from the coding sequence ATGAAATTAAAAATTGCGCATCTTTATCCGGAACTGCTGAATCTGTACGGGGACGGCGGCAACATCATCTGTATGCAAAAGCGCTGTGAATGGCGCGGCATAGAGGCTGAGGTCTATCAGGTACACAATGGAGAGCTGGCCGATTTTTCTGACGTTGATATTGTTTTTATCGGCGGTGGAACAGACCGGGAACAAAAAATTGTCTGTGACGCGCTGCTATCTGAAAAAGAGCAATTGCACGCCTATGTGGAGGCAGGCGGCGTCCTGCTGGCTGTCTGCGGTGGTTATCAGCTTTTGGGGCACAACTATCTGCTGGGGGATGAGTTGGTCAAGGGAACGGGCGTTGTTGACCTGAAAACAGAGCGCGGAGAAGGCCGACTGATTGGCAACGTTATGATTCAAAGCGACATCTGTAAAATGCCGATTGTCGGCTATGAAAACCATGGCGGGCGCACTTATCTTGGTGACTGCCATCCTCTTGGCAAAGTGATTTCCGCCGGTGGATACGGCAACAACGGCACCGACGGCTACGAGGGTGTGCATTATAAAAACGTAATCGGTACGTATCTGCATGGGCCACTGCTGCCAAAGAACCCACAGGTGTGCGATTACCTATTGCATACCGCACTGACGCGTCGCTACGGAGAAGGCTATGATTTTCCAGCGCTGGATGATACGATTGAAAATAACGCCAATCAAGTCATGCAGGAACGCTTAAAAGAAAACGTCGTCAACAAAATGAAAGTAAACGCACGCGGAAAAAGCTGA
- the dhaS gene encoding dihydroxyacetone kinase transcriptional activator DhaS, producing MADSNITKKALADAMKSLMAEEPFSKISISDICARCSMNRQSFYYHFRDKYDLVNWIFYTELIEHLYEHEPTSGWDLLLDVCTYFYANRPFYVNALQVTGQNSFTDYFADVMRAIVQPYFEEIFNGSHENKEELDFYVQLFTDACKTVICRWLFDLPNMKPEKFVALVRHAVVCTAHCVVQDEKASQDTSKENK from the coding sequence ATGGCGGATTCCAATATCACCAAAAAGGCTCTTGCAGATGCAATGAAATCACTGATGGCAGAAGAGCCCTTTTCAAAAATCAGCATCAGCGATATTTGTGCCCGCTGCTCTATGAATCGTCAAAGCTTTTATTATCATTTCCGAGATAAATATGATTTAGTAAACTGGATTTTCTACACAGAACTGATTGAGCATTTGTACGAACATGAACCTACTAGCGGCTGGGATTTGCTGCTGGATGTCTGTACCTATTTCTATGCAAATCGGCCATTCTACGTAAATGCTTTGCAGGTAACCGGACAGAATTCCTTTACGGATTATTTTGCCGATGTTATGCGTGCAATCGTCCAGCCATATTTTGAGGAAATCTTCAATGGCAGTCATGAAAACAAAGAGGAATTGGACTTTTATGTACAGCTGTTTACAGACGCGTGCAAAACAGTCATTTGTCGTTGGTTGTTCGACTTACCGAATATGAAGCCAGAGAAGTTTGTCGCGCTGGTCCGCCATGCGGTTGTATGTACAGCACATTGTGTAGTGCAAGACGAAAAAGCATCCCAGGACACAAGCAAAGAAAACAAATAA
- a CDS encoding VanZ family protein has product MAVCCMILIFHFSAQNGPKSDSVSMPCAVWLKKTLRLSASNVSVHHFIRKAAHFTIYMLLAAFTAGWLSSFSLRPAVWLFVTVAFCAAYAVGDEFHQSFTALRSPSPWDVLLDTIGAAIGAVLILILTSCCRKGRKKAQL; this is encoded by the coding sequence ATGGCTGTTTGCTGTATGATACTGATTTTTCATTTTTCCGCTCAGAATGGTCCTAAAAGTGACAGCGTCAGTATGCCATGTGCTGTCTGGTTAAAAAAGACTTTGCGTCTTTCTGCTTCTAATGTTTCTGTTCACCATTTTATACGGAAGGCAGCACATTTCACTATTTATATGCTGTTGGCAGCTTTTACTGCTGGGTGGCTGTCTTCCTTTTCGCTGCGTCCGGCAGTTTGGCTGTTTGTCACAGTTGCTTTTTGTGCTGCCTATGCGGTGGGCGATGAATTTCACCAGTCCTTTACGGCACTGCGCTCTCCGTCTCCATGGGATGTACTGCTGGATACGATTGGTGCAGCAATCGGTGCGGTACTTATCCTGATACTGACGTCCTGCTGTAGAAAAGGGAGAAAGAAGGCCCAACTTTGA
- the pepT gene encoding peptidase T, which yields MKAAQRLLKYVKVYTTSDGNSSTTPSAARELDLASMLKDEMNQLGLENVRISSSGYVYGELSAVPGMEQVPAIGFIAHMDTAPDFNGKGVHPQIHKDYDGGEISLGSSGRVLSPKAFPDLANMKGKTVITSDGTTLLGADDKAGIAEIMTACEELLQKKLPHGRICIAFTPDEEIGQGTRSFDIPGFGAKYAYTVDGGEVSEITYENFNAAGAELTFHGFNVHPGDAKDIMKNASLIAMEANAMLPAAETPSHTAGKEGFFHLCSMEGCIEEAKLTYIIRDHSKKHFEIRKDMLRHIVRTLNEKYGEGTVELKMADEYENMLPYIQPYPMLVENARAAIRELGLTPYEEPIRGGTDGAMLSVKGLPCPNLGTGGHAYHGPYEHVAAEDMDLCTAIILEIIHRFTASSK from the coding sequence ATGAAAGCAGCACAAAGACTTTTAAAATATGTTAAAGTCTATACAACCTCAGACGGGAATTCCTCTACCACACCGTCTGCCGCACGGGAACTGGACCTTGCCAGCATGCTGAAAGACGAAATGAATCAGCTTGGGCTAGAAAATGTCCGCATTTCATCATCCGGCTATGTATACGGCGAACTTTCCGCAGTCCCCGGTATGGAGCAGGTCCCCGCGATTGGCTTTATTGCACACATGGATACAGCCCCAGATTTTAACGGAAAAGGCGTTCATCCACAGATTCATAAAGATTATGACGGCGGAGAGATTTCGTTGGGTTCCAGCGGCCGTGTCCTTTCGCCAAAGGCTTTCCCAGACCTTGCCAACATGAAGGGCAAAACGGTGATTACTTCAGATGGAACTACTCTGCTGGGTGCGGATGACAAAGCAGGCATTGCGGAAATCATGACCGCATGTGAAGAACTGCTGCAAAAAAAGCTGCCGCATGGTCGTATTTGTATCGCTTTTACACCAGATGAAGAAATCGGACAAGGTACACGCTCTTTTGATATTCCCGGCTTTGGTGCCAAGTATGCATATACGGTAGACGGCGGCGAGGTCAGTGAAATCACATATGAAAACTTTAACGCGGCAGGTGCAGAACTGACTTTTCATGGTTTTAATGTGCATCCCGGAGATGCAAAAGACATTATGAAAAATGCTTCTTTAATTGCAATGGAAGCCAATGCAATGCTCCCCGCCGCTGAAACACCATCACATACTGCTGGCAAAGAAGGTTTCTTCCATTTGTGCAGTATGGAAGGCTGCATTGAAGAAGCAAAGCTCACTTATATTATTCGGGACCATTCCAAAAAACATTTTGAGATTCGTAAAGATATGCTTCGCCATATCGTCCGTACGCTAAACGAGAAGTATGGTGAAGGCACAGTTGAATTAAAAATGGCTGATGAATATGAAAATATGCTGCCTTACATCCAGCCGTACCCCATGCTGGTGGAAAATGCGCGGGCGGCAATTCGAGAGCTTGGCCTGACACCATATGAAGAACCCATTCGCGGCGGAACAGATGGTGCTATGCTGAGTGTCAAAGGCCTGCCATGCCCCAATTTGGGTACCGGCGGTCATGCCTATCATGGGCCATATGAACACGTCGCAGCAGAAGATATGGATTTATGTACCGCGATTATTTTAGAAATTATTCATCGTTTTACGGCATCTTCTAAATAA
- a CDS encoding MurT ligase domain-containing protein, whose amino-acid sequence MRLRSSFAVLLARAVSWGERHILHVGASAMPGRFALRIDPMVLGQLAKKLHKGSIVVCGTNGKTTTNNIICRAVESCGNSVLCNRAGANMASGVVTALLPGKGADWGVMEADELSTPHIVPFLKPRYMVLLNIFRDQLDRCGEIDTVMNAIISALEKSPETILIYNADDPFCSHIASHVKNTIPFGIAEDLHLPQDRVTGGRFCLKCGTELEYDYRQYGQLGAFHCPKCGFQRAPLQFAATDVQLGGGISFTVGDTTIKTQYSGVYMVYNLLAAYSAASMLGCSAQDFQHTLDQYDPKNGRLEKFMVQGHPIMLNLAKNPTGFNQNMALLLQDQGPKVIYFIINDNDNDGNDISWLWDVDFERLAKEKEMVVYAGGHRMNDLQVRLKYAGIPAELVESVAEAAEKTRALPTEHRLYILTNYSALAPAQRELRTLSGEEKQ is encoded by the coding sequence ATGCGGTTAAGAAGCTCATTTGCTGTTCTGCTGGCCCGTGCGGTTAGCTGGGGGGAGCGGCACATCCTGCACGTAGGTGCCAGTGCCATGCCGGGACGCTTTGCCCTGCGAATCGACCCAATGGTTCTGGGGCAACTTGCCAAGAAGCTGCACAAAGGTTCTATCGTTGTATGCGGCACCAATGGCAAAACAACGACGAATAATATTATTTGCCGAGCGGTAGAAAGCTGCGGCAATTCAGTTTTATGTAACCGAGCCGGAGCTAATATGGCATCTGGTGTTGTGACCGCTTTGCTGCCGGGCAAGGGAGCAGACTGGGGAGTAATGGAAGCGGACGAACTTTCTACACCGCACATTGTACCTTTTTTAAAGCCCCGATATATGGTTCTGCTCAATATCTTTCGTGACCAGCTGGACCGTTGTGGGGAAATTGACACAGTTATGAACGCCATTATCTCCGCACTGGAAAAATCTCCGGAAACAATTTTGATTTACAATGCAGATGACCCATTTTGCTCTCACATTGCCTCACATGTAAAGAATACCATTCCGTTTGGTATTGCTGAGGACCTGCATCTGCCGCAGGACCGCGTGACTGGCGGCCGGTTCTGCTTAAAATGCGGTACCGAGTTGGAATATGATTATCGTCAGTATGGACAGCTGGGTGCATTCCACTGCCCCAAATGCGGCTTTCAGCGGGCACCGTTACAGTTTGCAGCAACTGATGTGCAGCTGGGCGGCGGCATATCCTTTACTGTTGGGGATACAACGATTAAGACACAATACAGTGGTGTCTATATGGTTTATAATTTATTGGCAGCATATTCGGCTGCTTCTATGCTGGGCTGCAGTGCACAGGATTTTCAGCATACATTGGACCAGTATGACCCCAAGAACGGACGGCTTGAAAAATTCATGGTACAGGGACATCCTATCATGCTGAATCTGGCGAAAAATCCAACTGGCTTTAACCAAAACATGGCGTTATTGCTGCAGGACCAGGGACCGAAAGTTATCTATTTCATTATCAATGATAATGATAACGACGGCAATGATATTTCTTGGCTGTGGGACGTTGACTTTGAACGGCTGGCCAAAGAAAAAGAAATGGTCGTATATGCCGGTGGTCACCGTATGAATGATTTGCAGGTACGCCTGAAATATGCTGGCATCCCGGCAGAATTAGTGGAAAGCGTGGCAGAAGCAGCTGAAAAGACGCGTGCACTGCCAACAGAACATCGTCTATATATCCTTACCAATTATTCTGCGCTGGCACCTGCGCAGCGGGAATTGCGCACCCTGAGCGGGGAGGAAAAACAATGA
- a CDS encoding zinc ribbon domain-containing protein: MICPKCGYDNPAEARFCSRCGMPFQDMVPPAEDSEFLNNHLSDNEYDTYEEEDEEPKHHSYGPFITLIILLCVVAVGISFSVAWKQEQGTWPWERLIGTASSAVSQAAVSSSQQTLIPRKTSPNYTAADISAAVRNSEFQQFAVSESEINSIKTDGQSLTDADLVEFTVTKSMVQLHMQVRIPSSYSSAVSGAPSSIDKPRVTAWGADTWKLTGTWNDTDGNALLIDTCSAGSLTARYVPAGTFESRAVSGSISENGDISLLSGKTQISGQFTPAGTALLTITVNGRQPRTQQFIMLSSAIAGLPSVPSSAVSSSSRTSAVP; the protein is encoded by the coding sequence TTGATTTGTCCAAAATGTGGTTATGACAACCCGGCAGAAGCACGCTTCTGTTCCAGATGTGGAATGCCTTTTCAGGATATGGTGCCGCCTGCAGAAGATAGTGAATTTTTAAATAATCATCTTTCTGACAATGAATACGACACTTATGAAGAGGAAGATGAAGAGCCCAAACATCATTCGTATGGGCCGTTCATCACGCTTATTATCCTCCTTTGCGTGGTAGCCGTTGGCATTAGTTTTTCTGTTGCATGGAAACAGGAACAAGGAACATGGCCATGGGAACGGTTAATAGGTACCGCCTCGTCTGCTGTTTCACAGGCGGCAGTTTCTTCTTCCCAGCAAACGCTGATTCCCCGAAAGACTAGCCCAAATTACACGGCTGCGGATATTTCAGCCGCCGTCCGCAACAGTGAATTTCAACAGTTTGCTGTATCTGAATCTGAAATTAATTCTATTAAGACGGATGGCCAGTCACTAACAGATGCAGACCTTGTGGAATTTACCGTGACAAAGTCCATGGTACAGCTGCATATGCAGGTACGTATTCCCAGCAGTTACTCCTCAGCCGTTTCCGGAGCACCGTCTTCCATAGATAAACCCCGTGTAACCGCATGGGGCGCAGATACATGGAAACTGACGGGCACTTGGAATGACACGGACGGAAACGCACTGCTGATTGATACCTGCAGCGCTGGCAGCCTAACGGCACGTTATGTACCTGCCGGGACATTTGAAAGCCGTGCAGTCTCTGGCTCTATTTCTGAAAACGGTGATATTTCTTTATTAAGTGGAAAAACACAAATCAGCGGACAATTTACCCCCGCAGGAACTGCTTTACTGACGATTACTGTCAATGGCAGGCAGCCTCGCACCCAGCAGTTCATCATGCTGTCCTCCGCAATCGCCGGTTTGCCAAGCGTTCCTTCCTCCGCTGTATCCAGTTCATCCCGCACGTCCGCTGTTCCTTGA
- a CDS encoding M3 family oligoendopeptidase — MKFSEMPYTRPDYSALFQQIDDMTAKLQKGTTAEQLEIYKQVETLESNVVTQATICMIRNSVDTLDKFYETEQTYNDEHIPLLNEHLQSFKKALVQSPHRPELEKNLGSMLFQKLEMEQKAFSLKIVPLLQEGNHLTNEYQKLYASAAIDFDGKTCNLSQLGPYLQSTNRSVRRNAAEAYFDFFEEHREEFDTIYDKLVKNRTEQAHRLGFSNYAELSLLRMNRNGYNLDDIRNFRKQVVRDLVPLTIKIKKRQATRIGVTDFRFYDNDLKFKDGSAVPQGTPKEIMQAGKKMYTELSKETEEFIEQMFRMDLFDVLAKKGKAPGGYCTDLPDYHCSFIFSNFNGTSGDVDVLTHEAGHAFASFIAQRTVPLLALREPSYETAETHSMSMEFLTAPWHHLFFGDQTDKYELAHAEDAIDFIPYGCLVDHFQEEIYLHPEMTPEERNQTWLRLEKMYRPYMDFTGLPVLQRGAGWQRQLHIYMYPFYYIDYCLAQTMSLQFFNAANRDRKDAWNRYLKFVKQGGTASFIDIAHSVNFQSPLDEGCVRRVADETAVWLKDHAVE, encoded by the coding sequence ATGAAATTTTCAGAAATGCCTTACACAAGGCCAGACTATTCTGCCCTTTTTCAGCAGATAGATGATATGACAGCCAAACTGCAGAAGGGAACCACTGCAGAACAGCTGGAAATTTATAAACAGGTGGAAACACTGGAATCCAATGTAGTCACGCAGGCCACCATCTGCATGATTCGCAACAGCGTAGATACGCTCGACAAGTTCTACGAAACAGAGCAGACATATAATGATGAGCACATACCGCTTTTGAACGAACATCTGCAGTCCTTTAAGAAAGCGCTGGTTCAATCGCCCCATCGCCCAGAACTTGAAAAAAATTTAGGCAGCATGCTGTTCCAGAAGCTTGAAATGGAGCAGAAAGCCTTTTCACTGAAGATTGTTCCGCTTCTACAGGAAGGCAATCATCTGACCAACGAATATCAAAAGTTGTACGCAAGTGCGGCCATTGACTTTGACGGTAAAACCTGTAACTTGTCACAGTTAGGGCCTTATCTGCAAAGCACGAATCGTTCTGTGCGTCGCAATGCAGCAGAAGCTTATTTCGATTTTTTTGAGGAACACCGCGAAGAATTCGATACCATTTACGACAAATTAGTAAAAAATCGTACAGAGCAGGCACATCGGCTTGGATTTTCCAACTATGCGGAACTTTCACTGCTGCGCATGAACCGGAACGGATATAATCTAGATGACATTCGCAATTTTCGCAAGCAGGTTGTACGTGACCTAGTTCCACTGACGATAAAGATTAAAAAACGTCAGGCAACACGCATTGGCGTTACGGATTTCCGCTTTTATGATAACGATTTAAAATTCAAAGATGGCAGCGCTGTACCGCAGGGAACCCCGAAAGAAATAATGCAAGCCGGAAAAAAGATGTACACAGAACTTTCCAAAGAGACTGAAGAGTTTATTGAACAGATGTTCCGCATGGATTTGTTTGATGTATTGGCCAAAAAAGGTAAAGCACCCGGTGGCTATTGTACGGATTTGCCAGATTATCATTGCTCGTTTATTTTTTCAAACTTTAATGGCACTTCCGGAGATGTGGACGTACTGACACATGAAGCAGGTCACGCATTTGCAAGTTTTATTGCACAGCGTACGGTTCCGCTGCTGGCTCTGCGGGAACCTTCCTATGAAACTGCTGAAACACATTCCATGAGTATGGAGTTTCTGACTGCGCCGTGGCATCACCTTTTCTTCGGCGACCAGACAGATAAATATGAACTTGCCCATGCTGAAGATGCGATTGACTTTATTCCTTATGGCTGTTTAGTAGACCATTTTCAGGAAGAAATTTACCTCCATCCGGAAATGACACCGGAAGAACGGAATCAGACATGGCTGCGGCTGGAAAAGATGTACCGACCCTATATGGACTTTACTGGCCTTCCTGTTTTGCAGCGTGGTGCAGGCTGGCAACGTCAGCTCCACATTTATATGTATCCTTTCTATTATATTGACTACTGCCTGGCACAGACGATGTCCCTGCAGTTTTTCAATGCGGCAAACCGTGACCGTAAGGACGCGTGGAACCGCTATTTGAAGTTTGTAAAACAGGGCGGGACCGCTTCCTTTATTGACATTGCACACTCTGTCAATTTTCAGTCACCGTTGGATGAAGGCTGTGTCCGCCGTGTGGCAGATGAAACAGCGGTGTGGCTGAAAGACCACGCTGTCGAATAA